The proteins below are encoded in one region of Gammaproteobacteria bacterium:
- a CDS encoding flagella basal body P-ring formation protein FlgA, with amino-acid sequence MRFPFSYPCCIFLLSLFCIPLTAGSAQNIQSLDSITTAVTAFLSTLRGESKSPPVISVDSLDPRLRLSMCDTPLEVSLAPGARSTGRMVVMVRCSSPRPWSVYVPAKIAMPVFVVVAARPLLRDQVITPADIAVEQRDSSDLPAGYLTDPNQILGKSLTRPAAAGSILIPGQTRNPIVIRRGERVTLLIQSTGLTVRSMGVALADAGAGDRISVRNESSRRIVEGIVEKAGVVVMEW; translated from the coding sequence ATGCGTTTTCCGTTCAGTTATCCATGCTGCATATTTTTATTGAGTTTATTTTGTATCCCACTGACCGCCGGCAGCGCGCAAAACATCCAAAGTCTTGATTCTATAACCACCGCTGTAACTGCATTCCTCAGTACGTTGCGAGGCGAAAGTAAATCACCCCCCGTCATCAGCGTGGACTCACTGGATCCACGATTACGTCTTTCCATGTGTGATACCCCACTAGAGGTATCACTAGCACCCGGTGCCCGTTCAACTGGCAGAATGGTGGTCATGGTGCGTTGTTCCTCGCCCCGTCCATGGTCGGTATATGTTCCCGCAAAAATAGCGATGCCGGTGTTCGTCGTTGTCGCAGCTCGTCCCTTACTTAGAGATCAAGTAATAACCCCCGCTGATATTGCCGTTGAACAACGAGATTCCAGTGATCTTCCAGCGGGTTATTTGACGGATCCTAACCAAATCCTCGGCAAGTCACTCACCCGTCCGGCAGCAGCGGGATCGATTTTAATTCCGGGTCAGACCCGTAATCCGATAGTGATACGCCGAGGAGAGCGAGTTACTCTCTTGATACAGAGCACGGGACTGACAGTACGCAGCATGGGTGTGGCACTCGCAGATGCCGGTGCCGGGGATCGGATCTCAGTGCGCAATGAAAGCTCACGGCGGATAGTCGAAGGTATCGTGGAAAAAGCCGGCGTGGTAGTCATGGAGTGGTGA
- a CDS encoding negative regulator of flagellin synthesis FlgM — protein sequence MTIEIASPQAVTKNVPINKIATHNQGDQRDIQRVNQQSSVAAAHDDRVILTAAAERLRQAEDSSVKQPVVDTKRVENIREQINNGTYRVNASRVADKLFNFESSLNGASRKH from the coding sequence ATGACCATTGAGATCGCCAGCCCCCAAGCGGTAACAAAAAACGTCCCAATAAACAAAATCGCCACTCATAATCAAGGGGATCAACGTGATATCCAACGGGTTAATCAACAATCATCGGTTGCCGCTGCCCATGACGACCGCGTGATCCTGACAGCGGCGGCTGAACGTCTCCGCCAGGCAGAGGATAGTAGTGTGAAACAGCCTGTTGTTGATACTAAACGTGTGGAAAATATCCGAGAGCAAATTAATAATGGGACTTACCGCGTCAATGCTTCTCGTGTTGCGGACAAACTCTTTAACTTTGAATCTTCTCTAAATGGTGCCTCTCGGAAACATTGA